In the genome of Nitrospira japonica, one region contains:
- the rpsL gene encoding 30S ribosomal protein S12, with amino-acid sequence MPTINQLVRKGRQLAHAKTKSPALKSCPQKRGVCLRVYTSTPKKPNSALRKVARVRLTNGMEVTTYIPGVGHNLQEHSIVLVRGGRVKDLPGVRYHIVRGALDAVGVADRKQGRSKYGAKRPK; translated from the coding sequence ATGCCGACGATCAATCAACTCGTGAGAAAGGGCCGGCAGCTGGCCCATGCCAAGACCAAGAGTCCCGCGCTCAAGTCCTGCCCGCAAAAGCGCGGCGTGTGCCTCCGCGTCTACACGTCGACGCCGAAGAAGCCGAACTCCGCGCTTCGGAAAGTCGCCCGTGTTCGACTGACGAACGGGATGGAAGTGACGACGTACATTCCCGGCGTCGGCCACAATTTGCAGGAGCACTCAATCGTGCTCGTGCGAGGCGGGCGTGTGAAGGACTTGCCGGGCGTGCGGTATCACATCGTGCGCGGCGCGCTCGACGCCGTCGGCGTGGCCGATCGAAAGCAGGGCCGCTCCAAGTACGGAGCCAAGCGTCCAAAGTAA
- the rplC gene encoding 50S ribosomal protein L3 — protein MTNGLLGKKLGMTQVFDESQLVPVTVISAGPCRVVTVKTKERDGYEAVQLSYGDTKERLLSKAELGHLKKHEASASRTLKEFKKTGDVAIGQTIKVDIFKKGDWVDVIGVSKGKGFQGVVRRHHYSGGPESHGSMFHRAPGSIGASSFPSRVWKGKTLPGHMGAERVTSQRLKVIESRPDENLLFVRGAVPGAANGLLVVRKSKKG, from the coding sequence ATGACGAACGGATTGCTCGGAAAAAAACTCGGCATGACGCAGGTCTTCGACGAGAGTCAGTTGGTTCCGGTGACGGTGATCAGCGCGGGACCCTGCCGGGTCGTGACGGTGAAGACGAAGGAGCGCGACGGATACGAGGCGGTGCAGTTGTCTTACGGCGACACGAAAGAGCGTCTCCTGTCCAAAGCGGAGTTAGGACATCTCAAGAAGCACGAGGCGTCGGCGAGCCGGACGCTCAAGGAGTTCAAGAAGACCGGCGACGTGGCGATCGGTCAAACGATCAAGGTCGATATCTTCAAAAAAGGCGACTGGGTTGACGTCATTGGCGTGTCCAAGGGAAAAGGATTTCAGGGTGTTGTCCGGCGTCATCACTACTCCGGAGGGCCGGAGTCGCACGGGTCCATGTTCCATCGTGCGCCCGGATCGATCGGCGCCAGCTCATTTCCTTCCCGTGTGTGGAAGGGAAAGACGTTGCCCGGACACATGGGCGCGGAACGAGTGACCTCGCAGCGGTTGAAGGTCATTGAGTCGCGGCCGGATGAGAATTTGCTGTTCGTCCGCGGGGCTGTGCCCGGTGCCGCGAACGGGCTGCTCGTGGTCAGAAAGTCGAAGAAGGGATAG
- the rpsJ gene encoding 30S ribosomal protein S10 produces the protein MVKVDQRIRIRLRGFDYRVLDQSVAEIVETVRRSGAKIVGPIPLPTRIEKFTVQRATHADKKAREQFEIRTHKRLMDIMEPTPETMDSLMKLNLAAGVDVEIKL, from the coding sequence ATGGTAAAGGTTGATCAAAGAATCAGAATCAGGTTGCGCGGGTTTGATTACCGCGTCTTGGACCAATCGGTGGCGGAGATCGTCGAGACGGTTCGTCGCAGCGGAGCAAAAATCGTCGGTCCGATTCCGTTGCCGACTCGGATCGAGAAATTCACGGTTCAGCGGGCGACTCATGCGGACAAGAAGGCGCGCGAGCAATTTGAGATTCGTACGCACAAGCGTCTCATGGACATTATGGAGCCGACCCCGGAAACCATGGATTCCTTGATGAAGCTGAATTTGGCTGCCGGCGTGGACGTTGAAATCAAGTTGTGA
- the rpoC gene encoding DNA-directed RNA polymerase subunit beta': MEGVYTLFEKPRDAVSFDSMRIRIASPEKIRSWSYGEVKKPETINYRSFKPEKDGLFCAKIFGPIKDWECNCGKYKRMKHRGIVCDKCGVEVIQSKVRRERMGHIELAAPVAHIWFLKGVPSRIGTLLDMSLKQLEKILYFESYVCVDAGQTDLTEKELVTEEKLRQLQSEFAPNSYKVGIGAEAIRDLLRKIDINAKWDEIKAKSKTSTSAALKKKHAKQLKVIEAFRKSGNKPEWMIMDVIPVLPPELRPLVPLDGGRFATSDLNDLYRRVINRNNRLKRLMELKAPGVIIRNEMRMLQEAVDALFDNGRRGRAIRGPNKRPLKSLSDMLKGKQGRFRQNLLGKRVDYSGRTVIVVGPELRLHQCGLPKKMALELFKPFIFHKLEERGAATTIKSAKRLVEKERPEVWDVLDEVIREHPVLLNRAPTLHRLGIQAFDPVLVEGKAIRLHPLVCAAFNADFDGDQMAVHVPLSVEAQVEARVLMMSINNILSPANGKPIAVPSQDMVLGCYWLTKERVGVKGEGKVFGSPEEVRIAFDAREVEEHARVKVRIEGNLVQTTVGRVILSEVLPAGMPFAYANKLMTKKEVTKLIDSVYRQSGHRETVMFLDKIKDTGFQYATRAGVSICIDNMHIPSKKEELIAKAQREVNEIERQYAEGLITNGERYNKVIDIWAHVTEQVAGEMMKELGAGGDAAKQEAFNPIFMMADSGARGSSQQIRQLGGMRGLMAKPSGEIIETPITANFREGLTVLQYFISTHGARKGLADTALKTANSGYLTRRLVDIAQDVIISEIDCGTTDGIFVSALVEGGEIIQPIEERILGRLAAEDIRDPVTGEIIVSFNEEITEERTKDVVEAAVDRVKIRSVLTCQSRRGVCRACYGRDLARGRLVEKGEPVGVIAAQSIGEPGTQLTMRTFHIGGTASKVVEQTVLEAKHAGYMKFMSFDAKKNADLHNAGIAVRNKDGEWVVMNRNAKIAIVDENGREREKYPVVYGAKIKIKDGDRVALAQKLVEWDPYSLTILTEVGGKVAYGDIVEGVTMKEEFDEVTGLSRKVIIEHTGATLRPRVSIKDEGGKTAKVSGGANMVARYLLPVGAHIFVEKGAMVHPGDVLAKIPRETTKTKDITGGLPRVAELFEARKPKEQAVISEIDGEVSYGGFVKGQRKVLVDNKMGDTKEYFIPKGKHVNVHEGDWVRAGEPLMDGSANPHDILDVLGPNELQKYLVDEVQDVYRLQGVSINDKHIEIIVRQMLRKVRIEDPGDTEFLPGSQVSKLLFEEENDRVLKKDGKPALGKPVLLGITKAALTTDSFISAASFQETTRVLTEAAINGREDNLLGLKENVIVGRLIPAGSGFEEYRDTFVISPKPEPVAVGTGDAPALPREGVAAASGETTGS, translated from the coding sequence TTGGAAGGCGTATACACATTATTCGAAAAACCGAGGGACGCGGTGTCGTTCGATTCGATGCGGATCCGCATCGCCTCGCCCGAAAAAATCCGGTCCTGGTCGTACGGTGAAGTGAAGAAGCCCGAGACGATCAATTACCGGTCGTTCAAGCCGGAGAAAGACGGCCTGTTCTGCGCAAAGATTTTCGGGCCGATCAAGGATTGGGAGTGCAATTGCGGCAAATACAAGCGCATGAAGCACCGGGGCATCGTATGCGACAAGTGCGGCGTGGAAGTGATTCAGAGCAAGGTGCGGCGCGAACGCATGGGGCACATCGAGCTAGCTGCGCCCGTGGCGCACATCTGGTTCTTGAAGGGCGTGCCCAGTCGCATCGGCACTCTGCTGGACATGAGCCTGAAGCAACTGGAAAAGATTCTCTATTTCGAAAGCTACGTCTGCGTCGACGCCGGTCAGACAGACCTGACGGAAAAGGAACTCGTCACGGAAGAAAAACTCCGACAGCTGCAGTCGGAATTCGCGCCCAATTCCTACAAGGTTGGCATCGGCGCCGAAGCGATTCGCGATTTGTTGCGCAAGATCGACATCAATGCCAAGTGGGACGAGATCAAGGCCAAGTCCAAGACTTCCACGTCGGCGGCGTTGAAAAAGAAACACGCGAAGCAACTCAAAGTCATCGAGGCGTTCCGCAAGTCCGGGAACAAGCCCGAATGGATGATCATGGACGTGATTCCCGTGCTGCCACCGGAGTTGCGCCCGCTCGTACCCCTGGACGGCGGACGGTTCGCCACGTCGGATCTGAACGATCTCTATCGCCGCGTGATCAACCGGAACAACCGGCTGAAGCGGTTGATGGAGTTGAAGGCGCCCGGCGTCATCATCCGCAATGAAATGCGCATGCTGCAGGAGGCCGTGGACGCGTTGTTCGACAACGGCCGCCGCGGCCGTGCGATCCGCGGACCCAACAAGCGGCCGCTCAAGTCGCTGAGCGACATGCTGAAGGGCAAGCAAGGGCGTTTCCGGCAGAACCTGCTCGGCAAGCGCGTCGACTATTCGGGCCGGACGGTCATCGTCGTCGGTCCTGAACTGCGGCTGCATCAGTGCGGCCTTCCGAAGAAGATGGCCTTGGAGCTGTTCAAGCCCTTCATCTTCCACAAACTGGAGGAACGGGGCGCCGCCACGACGATCAAGAGCGCAAAGCGCCTGGTGGAAAAGGAGCGGCCTGAGGTGTGGGACGTGCTCGACGAAGTGATCCGGGAGCATCCGGTACTTTTGAACCGAGCGCCGACGCTCCACCGGTTGGGCATCCAGGCGTTCGATCCGGTGTTGGTCGAAGGCAAAGCGATCCGGCTGCATCCGCTCGTCTGCGCCGCGTTCAACGCGGACTTCGACGGCGACCAGATGGCCGTCCACGTGCCGTTGTCCGTCGAGGCACAAGTGGAAGCGCGCGTTCTGATGATGTCCATCAATAACATTCTCTCGCCGGCCAACGGCAAGCCGATCGCCGTTCCGTCGCAGGACATGGTGCTCGGGTGCTACTGGCTGACGAAGGAGCGGGTCGGTGTGAAGGGTGAGGGCAAGGTATTCGGCTCGCCTGAAGAAGTGCGCATCGCGTTCGATGCGCGCGAAGTGGAGGAGCACGCGCGGGTCAAGGTTCGCATCGAAGGCAATCTCGTGCAAACCACGGTCGGGCGGGTGATCCTGTCCGAAGTACTGCCTGCCGGAATGCCCTTCGCCTATGCCAACAAGCTGATGACGAAGAAAGAGGTGACCAAGCTGATCGATTCGGTCTATCGGCAGTCTGGACACCGCGAGACCGTCATGTTCCTCGACAAGATCAAGGACACCGGATTTCAGTATGCGACCAGGGCCGGCGTCTCGATCTGTATCGACAACATGCACATTCCCAGCAAAAAGGAAGAGTTGATCGCAAAAGCGCAGCGCGAAGTCAACGAGATCGAGCGGCAGTATGCCGAAGGCTTGATCACGAACGGCGAGCGGTACAACAAGGTCATCGACATTTGGGCCCATGTCACCGAGCAGGTGGCGGGCGAAATGATGAAGGAGTTGGGCGCAGGCGGCGATGCGGCCAAGCAGGAGGCCTTCAACCCGATCTTCATGATGGCCGACTCGGGCGCTCGAGGCAGTTCGCAGCAGATCCGTCAGCTGGGCGGCATGCGCGGATTGATGGCGAAGCCGTCCGGAGAAATCATCGAAACGCCGATCACGGCGAATTTCCGCGAAGGCCTGACGGTGCTGCAGTACTTCATCTCGACGCACGGCGCGCGCAAGGGTCTGGCGGATACGGCGTTGAAGACCGCAAACTCCGGGTATCTCACGCGCCGTCTCGTGGACATCGCGCAGGACGTCATCATCAGTGAAATCGACTGCGGTACGACCGACGGGATTTTCGTGAGTGCGCTGGTCGAAGGCGGCGAAATCATCCAGCCGATCGAAGAGCGCATCCTGGGACGCCTGGCCGCCGAGGATATCCGCGATCCCGTGACCGGCGAGATCATCGTGTCGTTCAACGAGGAGATTACCGAAGAGCGGACGAAGGACGTCGTGGAAGCGGCCGTCGACCGGGTAAAGATCCGATCCGTTCTGACTTGCCAGTCCCGTCGCGGCGTCTGCCGTGCCTGCTATGGGCGGGATCTGGCGCGCGGCCGTTTGGTCGAAAAGGGAGAGCCGGTCGGCGTGATCGCGGCTCAGTCCATCGGAGAGCCCGGAACTCAGCTGACGATGCGCACGTTTCACATCGGCGGCACCGCGAGCAAAGTGGTCGAGCAGACGGTGCTCGAAGCGAAGCATGCGGGCTACATGAAGTTCATGAGTTTTGACGCCAAGAAGAACGCCGACTTGCATAACGCCGGTATCGCCGTCCGTAACAAGGACGGCGAGTGGGTCGTGATGAACCGGAATGCGAAGATCGCGATCGTCGATGAGAACGGTCGGGAACGTGAGAAATATCCGGTTGTCTACGGCGCCAAGATCAAGATCAAGGACGGTGATCGTGTCGCCCTGGCGCAAAAGCTGGTGGAATGGGATCCGTACTCGCTGACGATCTTGACCGAGGTCGGCGGGAAGGTCGCCTACGGCGATATCGTCGAAGGCGTGACGATGAAGGAAGAATTCGACGAGGTGACCGGTTTGTCGAGAAAGGTCATCATCGAACACACGGGAGCGACTCTTCGTCCCCGCGTGTCGATCAAGGACGAAGGCGGAAAAACCGCCAAAGTGTCCGGTGGGGCCAATATGGTTGCCCGATACCTGCTGCCAGTCGGCGCCCACATCTTCGTGGAGAAGGGTGCCATGGTGCATCCGGGCGACGTGCTCGCAAAGATCCCGCGCGAGACCACGAAGACGAAGGACATCACCGGCGGTCTTCCTCGCGTGGCGGAGCTCTTCGAGGCCCGGAAGCCGAAGGAGCAAGCCGTCATCAGCGAAATCGACGGAGAGGTGTCGTACGGCGGGTTTGTCAAAGGCCAGCGCAAGGTGTTGGTCGACAATAAGATGGGCGATACCAAAGAATACTTCATCCCGAAAGGCAAGCACGTCAACGTGCATGAAGGAGATTGGGTGCGCGCCGGGGAGCCGTTGATGGACGGGTCGGCCAATCCGCACGACATCCTTGACGTGTTGGGTCCCAATGAATTGCAGAAGTATCTGGTCGACGAAGTGCAGGACGTCTATCGTCTGCAGGGCGTATCGATCAATGACAAGCACATCGAGATCATTGTTCGGCAAATGCTGCGCAAGGTTCGAATCGAAGATCCGGGGGACACGGAATTTCTCCCAGGCAGCCAGGTCAGCAAGCTGCTCTTTGAAGAGGAAAACGACCGCGTGTTGAAAAAGGACGGCAAGCCCGCACTGGGCAAACCGGTTCTGCTGGGCATCACCAAGGCGGCGCTGACGACCGACAGTTTCATTTCCGCCGCGTCCTTCCAGGAGACGACGAGAGTCTTGACCGAAGCGGCCATCAACGGGCGAGAAGACAATCTGCTGGGTCTGAAGGAAAACGTCATCGTTGGACGCCTGATTCCTGCCGGCAGCGGATTTGAGGAATATCGCGACACGTTCGTGATCAGTCCCAAGCCCGAACCGGTGGCTGTTGGCACGGGCGACGCGCCCGCGCTTCCACGCGAAGGCGTCGCCGCGGCCTCTGGAGAGACGACGGGATCGTGA
- the fusA gene encoding elongation factor G encodes MARQAPLERTRNIGIMAHIDAGKTTTTERILYYTGMTHKMGEVHEGAATMDWMEQERERGITITAAATTCFWKDHRINIIDTPGHVDFTIEVERSLRVLDGAVAVFDSVQGVEPQSETVWRQADKYQVPRIAFMNKMDRVGADFYFSVQTIIDRLGANPIPIQIPIGKESEYRGSIDLITMKAYVYDDETLGAKYKIEEIPADLVEKAKEYREKMLDAVAEFDDQVMEKYLNGQPLTEEEIRRAVRASAIAMKVTPVLCGSAFKNKGVQQLLDGVVEFLPSPLDIPSVRGIDPNTGKEVERKAADSEPFAALAFKIMSDPFAGQLTYFRVYSGTLKTGTPVLNVTKGTKDRIGRLLKMHANKREEIDAVYAGDIVAAVGLKGATTGDTLADEKQPVLLEVMKFPEPVIAMAIEPKTKQDQEKMGFALQKLAQEDPSFRVRTDEETAQTIIAGMGELHLEIIVDRLLREFKVEANVGKPEVAFRETIRRKAESESKYIKQTGGRGQYGHVVLTVEPSEPGKGLEFVNKVVGGAIPREFIPAIEKGVKERMENGVIAGYPLRDIKVTVIDGSYHEVDSNEMAFKIAGSMGFSDACKKADAVLLEPIMKVEVLVPQEFMGDVIGNLNGRRGKVQGMKVRAGAQAIEASVPLMEMFGYATDLRSRTQGRATYSMEFDRYDPVPRQIAEAIIAKYRGE; translated from the coding sequence GTGGCTAGGCAAGCACCATTAGAGCGGACGCGCAACATCGGGATCATGGCGCATATTGACGCCGGTAAAACTACGACCACCGAGCGCATTCTCTATTACACCGGCATGACGCACAAGATGGGTGAAGTCCACGAGGGTGCCGCGACGATGGACTGGATGGAGCAGGAGCGCGAGCGCGGGATTACGATCACAGCCGCTGCAACCACCTGTTTCTGGAAAGATCACCGCATCAACATCATTGATACTCCGGGGCACGTCGATTTTACCATCGAAGTCGAGCGCTCCTTGCGCGTCTTGGACGGCGCGGTCGCGGTCTTCGATTCGGTGCAGGGGGTAGAGCCGCAGTCCGAAACCGTGTGGCGGCAGGCAGACAAGTACCAGGTGCCGCGCATTGCGTTCATGAACAAGATGGATCGGGTCGGCGCCGATTTCTATTTCAGCGTGCAGACCATCATCGACCGTTTGGGCGCCAATCCCATTCCGATTCAGATTCCCATTGGAAAAGAATCGGAATACCGGGGTTCGATCGATTTGATTACGATGAAAGCCTACGTGTACGACGATGAGACGCTGGGAGCCAAGTATAAGATCGAGGAAATCCCCGCCGACTTGGTGGAGAAGGCCAAAGAGTATCGGGAGAAGATGCTCGATGCGGTGGCGGAGTTCGACGATCAGGTGATGGAGAAATATCTCAACGGGCAACCGTTGACCGAGGAGGAGATTCGTCGCGCCGTCCGGGCCAGTGCGATTGCCATGAAGGTCACTCCGGTGCTCTGCGGCTCGGCGTTCAAGAACAAGGGTGTCCAGCAATTGCTCGACGGCGTCGTCGAGTTTCTGCCGTCTCCTCTCGATATTCCGTCCGTCAGGGGCATCGATCCGAACACCGGAAAGGAAGTTGAGCGCAAGGCCGCCGATTCCGAGCCGTTCGCCGCGCTGGCCTTCAAGATCATGTCCGATCCGTTTGCCGGTCAGCTGACGTATTTCCGCGTCTATTCCGGCACGCTCAAAACCGGCACACCTGTGCTCAACGTGACCAAGGGGACGAAGGATCGCATCGGACGCCTGCTCAAGATGCACGCGAACAAGCGTGAAGAGATTGATGCGGTCTATGCGGGGGACATCGTGGCTGCGGTCGGACTCAAGGGCGCGACCACCGGCGATACCCTGGCCGACGAAAAGCAACCGGTGTTGCTGGAGGTCATGAAGTTTCCGGAACCGGTCATTGCCATGGCCATCGAGCCGAAGACGAAGCAGGATCAGGAAAAGATGGGATTCGCGCTTCAGAAGCTGGCACAGGAGGATCCGTCCTTCCGTGTCCGTACCGACGAAGAAACGGCCCAGACTATCATCGCCGGTATGGGCGAGTTGCATCTGGAAATCATCGTTGATCGATTGTTGCGCGAGTTCAAGGTCGAGGCGAACGTCGGCAAGCCGGAGGTTGCCTTTAGGGAAACGATCAGGCGCAAGGCCGAATCGGAGTCCAAGTATATTAAACAGACCGGTGGCCGAGGTCAGTACGGCCATGTGGTGCTTACGGTCGAGCCGTCCGAGCCTGGGAAGGGCTTGGAGTTCGTCAATAAGGTCGTCGGCGGTGCCATTCCCAGGGAGTTCATCCCCGCGATCGAGAAGGGTGTGAAGGAGCGGATGGAGAACGGTGTGATCGCCGGCTATCCCTTGCGAGACATCAAGGTGACCGTGATCGACGGGTCGTATCACGAGGTGGACTCCAACGAAATGGCGTTCAAGATCGCCGGCTCCATGGGATTTTCCGATGCCTGCAAGAAGGCGGATGCCGTGCTGCTCGAGCCCATCATGAAAGTGGAAGTGCTCGTACCGCAAGAATTCATGGGCGACGTCATCGGCAATCTGAACGGTCGTCGGGGCAAGGTGCAGGGTATGAAGGTCCGCGCAGGAGCCCAGGCCATCGAGGCTTCGGTCCCGCTCATGGAAATGTTCGGCTACGCCACTGATCTCCGTTCCCGTACGCAGGGCAGGGCGACGTATAGTATGGAATTCGATCGATACGATCCGGTGCCGCGGCAGATTGCAGAGGCAATCATCGCCAAGTATCGCGGCGAGTAA
- the rplD gene encoding 50S ribosomal protein L4, with amino-acid sequence MPTVDVIDVNRRKVGSAELPAEVFGCQPHAALVHEAVVMQRACERQGTASTLRRGEVSGSGKKPWKQKHTGRARAGSLRSPVWRHGGSVFGPKPRSYAFSMPKKKYRAALQSALSAKVAGGHVVVMSDLSLAQPKTKVLAKTLSQFGDGVHILIVAGEGQTGLIQAARNLPTVAVVAPDQLNVYDVVRAGTIVIPERELARVKEVWA; translated from the coding sequence ATGCCGACGGTCGACGTCATCGATGTGAACAGGCGTAAGGTGGGTTCCGCCGAGCTTCCCGCCGAAGTGTTCGGCTGCCAGCCCCATGCGGCGCTGGTGCATGAAGCGGTGGTGATGCAGCGTGCCTGTGAGCGGCAAGGTACGGCTTCTACGCTCCGACGCGGAGAGGTCAGCGGATCGGGGAAGAAGCCGTGGAAGCAGAAGCATACCGGTAGAGCGCGCGCCGGTTCCTTGCGGTCTCCTGTCTGGAGGCACGGAGGCTCGGTCTTCGGGCCGAAGCCGAGAAGTTACGCATTCAGCATGCCGAAGAAAAAATACCGCGCCGCGCTGCAGAGCGCCTTGTCGGCCAAAGTGGCGGGCGGGCACGTGGTGGTCATGTCCGATCTTTCGCTGGCGCAGCCCAAAACGAAGGTATTGGCCAAGACCTTGAGTCAGTTCGGGGACGGCGTTCATATCCTTATCGTCGCGGGGGAGGGCCAGACTGGACTTATCCAAGCGGCCAGAAACCTTCCGACCGTTGCAGTCGTGGCGCCCGATCAATTGAACGTCTATGACGTGGTGCGTGCCGGAACGATCGTCATCCCGGAACGGGAGTTGGCTCGCGTGAAGGAGGTCTGGGCATGA
- a CDS encoding 50S ribosomal protein L23, with protein sequence MDLHRVLIQPLLTEKVTAMRESNNTVSFLVHPEANRLQIKQAVETLLKVKVERVNVLNVQGKIKRLGRFSGKRSDWKKAFVKLKDGEKLELYESA encoded by the coding sequence TTGGATCTTCATCGCGTGCTGATTCAGCCGCTCTTGACGGAAAAGGTGACGGCGATGCGTGAATCGAACAATACGGTCAGTTTCCTCGTGCATCCGGAAGCCAATCGATTGCAGATCAAGCAGGCGGTTGAGACTTTGCTCAAGGTCAAGGTTGAGCGGGTGAATGTGCTCAATGTGCAGGGCAAGATCAAGCGTTTGGGACGGTTCTCCGGCAAGCGGTCGGATTGGAAGAAAGCTTTCGTCAAGCTGAAAGACGGCGAAAAACTCGAGTTGTACGAGAGCGCCTAG
- the rpsS gene encoding 30S ribosomal protein S19: protein MPRSVSKGPFVDDHLLKKVEQMNQTKDRKIIKTWSRRSTVVPDMIGHTFAVHNGKKFIPVFVTENMVGHKLGEFAPTRFFKGHGQAKTEKAVALK, encoded by the coding sequence ATGCCTAGATCGGTTAGCAAGGGGCCGTTTGTCGACGACCATCTGCTCAAGAAGGTGGAGCAGATGAACCAGACCAAGGACCGGAAGATCATCAAGACGTGGTCGCGTCGTTCCACCGTCGTTCCGGACATGATCGGGCACACATTTGCGGTGCATAACGGCAAGAAGTTTATTCCCGTCTTTGTCACTGAGAACATGGTCGGCCATAAGCTCGGTGAGTTCGCCCCCACCCGTTTCTTCAAAGGGCACGGACAGGCCAAGACGGAAAAAGCGGTCGCTCTGAAATAA
- the rplB gene encoding 50S ribosomal protein L2 — translation MGLKAYKPTTSGRRGMSVVTTDELTGKRPEKSLTSFHHRSGGRNNDGRTTVRFRGAGHRRLYRKIDFRRDKVGITAKVAALEYDPNRSARIALLNYRDGEKRYILAPVGLQVGDVLQSGADAEVRTGNALPLANMPLGTTIHNIELKPGKGGQLIRSAGGFAQVMGRDGDYVQVRLKSGEMRRVLASCMATVGQVGNLDHENINVGKAGRSRWMGRRPHVRGVVMNPVDHPHGGGEGKSGQGNPHPVSPWGLPTKGYKTRNNKATDKYIIARRKSGVRNA, via the coding sequence ATGGGGTTGAAAGCGTATAAGCCGACAACGTCAGGGCGCCGCGGGATGTCCGTGGTAACTACTGATGAACTGACCGGCAAGCGGCCCGAAAAGTCATTGACGTCGTTTCATCATCGGAGCGGCGGGCGCAATAACGACGGACGCACGACTGTCCGTTTCCGCGGGGCCGGACATCGGCGGTTGTATCGGAAGATCGATTTTCGCCGGGATAAGGTCGGTATTACCGCCAAGGTAGCCGCGTTGGAATACGATCCCAACCGGTCGGCCCGGATCGCCCTGCTGAATTATCGGGATGGAGAGAAGCGCTACATTCTGGCTCCCGTCGGTCTGCAGGTCGGCGACGTGTTGCAGTCCGGTGCGGATGCGGAAGTACGGACCGGAAACGCGCTCCCTCTGGCGAATATGCCGTTGGGTACGACGATCCATAACATCGAACTCAAGCCCGGCAAGGGCGGTCAGTTGATCCGCAGCGCCGGCGGGTTCGCGCAGGTGATGGGCCGGGATGGCGACTATGTTCAGGTACGGCTGAAATCGGGTGAAATGCGCCGGGTCCTTGCGTCCTGCATGGCCACCGTTGGACAGGTGGGAAATCTGGATCACGAAAACATCAATGTGGGGAAAGCCGGTCGATCCCGCTGGATGGGGCGGCGCCCGCACGTGCGCGGCGTGGTCATGAACCCCGTCGACCATCCGCACGGCGGCGGTGAGGGTAAGTCCGGTCAGGGAAATCCGCATCCCGTTTCGCCGTGGGGCCTGCCGACGAAGGGATACAAGACCCGCAACAACAAGGCGACGGACAAATACATCATCGCCCGACGCAAGTCAGGAGTGCGCAATGCCTAG
- the rpsG gene encoding 30S ribosomal protein S7, which produces MPRSRFLGQREPLPDVRYRDKIVGKFLNILMENGKKSTAERICYGAFDAIQEKTGGDPLKIFKAAIDNVKPIVEVKSRRVGGASYQVPVEIRPARRMSLALRWLSEYARTRGGKSMREKLAAELLDASNNTGAAVKKREDVHRMAEANKAFAHYRW; this is translated from the coding sequence ATGCCACGAAGCAGATTTTTAGGCCAGCGAGAACCGCTCCCGGACGTCCGCTACCGCGACAAGATCGTCGGGAAGTTTCTCAATATCCTGATGGAGAACGGCAAGAAGAGTACGGCGGAACGGATTTGTTACGGCGCGTTCGACGCGATCCAGGAAAAGACCGGCGGCGATCCGCTCAAGATCTTCAAGGCGGCGATCGATAACGTGAAGCCAATCGTCGAGGTGAAATCAAGGCGGGTCGGCGGCGCATCCTATCAGGTGCCGGTTGAAATTCGTCCCGCTCGCCGGATGTCGCTGGCGCTCCGTTGGTTGTCGGAATATGCGCGGACGCGCGGCGGTAAGAGCATGCGGGAGAAGCTCGCGGCCGAACTGCTGGACGCATCCAATAATACAGGGGCCGCGGTAAAGAAGCGGGAAGACGTGCATCGCATGGCGGAGGCCAACAAGGCTTTCGCGCACTATCGCTGGTAA
- the rplV gene encoding 50S ribosomal protein L22, which translates to MAEARAVLRFVRVAPRKARPVVDMIRGQQVPLALAMLKHLPRHAARVIEKVLRSAVANAEQKELGDSDSMRVSKAFVNCGPTYKRFRARSMGRANAIQKRTSHITVVVEAPGLTGK; encoded by the coding sequence ATGGCAGAAGCACGAGCAGTATTGAGATTTGTTCGCGTGGCTCCTCGAAAGGCCCGTCCCGTTGTCGACATGATTCGTGGGCAGCAGGTTCCCCTGGCCCTGGCGATGCTCAAGCATCTGCCCCGCCATGCGGCGCGTGTCATCGAGAAGGTGCTCCGCTCGGCCGTGGCCAACGCCGAGCAAAAGGAGTTGGGGGACAGTGATTCCATGCGGGTCTCCAAGGCATTCGTGAATTGCGGGCCAACCTATAAGCGGTTCCGCGCCCGGTCGATGGGGCGGGCCAATGCCATTCAAAAGCGGACGAGTCATATTACCGTTGTCGTCGAGGCGCCGGGCCTCACGGGAAAGTAA